One window of Papaver somniferum cultivar HN1 chromosome 9, ASM357369v1, whole genome shotgun sequence genomic DNA carries:
- the LOC113311575 gene encoding putative F-box/kelch-repeat protein At1g13200 produces MENFHIDILENILFRLPFTATLQARQVCKAWKTHFANRCCNEGGFLISYYRSNKDVELYYGEQYDQIHGDVQHRTKLMNYYYGRFSLKYSWDNLVVGSCNGLVCLRKRDERDGIQYVVCNPLTGEYVFVPQFDYTSLQNKDGVLVRRKSWLRHQSASDGLGYCHSTNQYKVVRIHLGNILVYTIGSHKWRNIGTMPHNLPWSRGVFANGVLHWLTSGKQEEQRVFGFDLEGEKIRLLQMPSCARMVYGQLKLLGGNLCFVGRESRDHCACIEIWAYKNMKEHNQSWSCYDNNSWNWIKESHIDPVNDGRFEPFAVTRRNQVLLWHNYNTLYSYDPNASSTLTRLWDCCMDYGAWYTCIEAIPHTNSFVSLKDLGESGAKSYKYETRGYPKQAKRKRSSMVEFELVDGEITC; encoded by the coding sequence ATGGAGAATTTTCATATCGACATCCTAGAGAACATACTATTCCGCTTACCTTTTACGGCAACCTTACAAGCTAGACAAGTATGCAAGGCATGGAAAACTCACTTTGCCAATAGGTGTTGTAACGAGGGTGGTTTTCTTATTTCATACTATCGAAGCAACAAAGATGTAGAACTTTATTACGGAGAACAGTATGATCAGATTCATGGTGATGTTCAGCATCGTACTAAGTTGATGAACTATTATTATGGCAGATTTAGTCTAAAATACTCATGGGATAATCTCGTTGTTGGATCATGCAATGGTTTGGTTTGCCTCCGCAAACGCGATGAACGTGACGGAATCCAATATGTAGTTTGTAATCCTTTAACGGGAGAATATGTCTTCGTTCCACAATTTGATTACACTAGCCTGCAAAACAAGGATGGAGTATTGGTTCGTCGGAAATCTTGGTTGAGGCATCAATCGGCATCAGATGGGCTCGGCTATTGTCACTCAACTAATCAGTACAAGGTGGTGAGAATTCACTTGGGAAATATCTTAGTTTATACAATTGGTAGTCATAAGTGGAGAAACATAGGAACTATGCCTCATAATTTACCTTGGTCCCGCGGTGTCTTTGCTAATGGAGTTCTGCATTGGTTAACTTCTGGCAAACAAGAAGAACAAAGAGTTTTTGGCTTCGATTTGGAAGGTGAGAAGATCCGATTGCTACAAATGCCATCTTGTGCTCGGATGGTCTATGGGCAGCTCAAGTTGCTGGGAGGAAATTTGTGTTTTGTTGGTAGAGAGTCTAGAGACCATTGTGCTTGCATAGAAATATGGGCATATAAGAACATGAAAGAGCATAATCAGTCATGGAGCTGCTATGACAACAATTCATGGAATTGGATCAAGGAGTCTCATATAGATCCGGTGAATGATGGTCGTTTTGAGCCCTTTGCAGTTACAAGGAGGAATCAAGTTTTATTATGGCACAACTATAATACTCTTTATAGCTATGACCCTAACGCTTCTTCAACTTTGACCAGACTATGGGACTGTTGTATGGATTATGGTGCCTGGTACACATGCATTGAGGCTATTCCTCACACAAACAGCTTTGTTTCGCTGAAAGATCTCGGCGAAAGTGGTGCTAAAAGCTACAAGTACGAAACAAGAGGGTACCCTAAACAGGCCAAAAGGAAAAGGAGTTCTA
- the LOC113308139 gene encoding uncharacterized protein LOC113308139: protein MPRFYARIDKVFSPFKVDITWLDFVAEDIDETAWERSGLPVACGKFKLEETDTIETIHEFSHKIFCEEGVSKCFNIYPRKGETWALYKNWNIKWSSDPDNHTEYEYEFVEVLSDYTSGSGIPVTYLVKLICLFKPTKNNGIASVQIPSNEMLRFSHRVPSFRTKGKERKDVPEGYFELDPCINLEEVSENVDGINDWLAFVSKEKHPMLEERENPDAEGTLGRSAPGGNKSSRVIAMPGNVHEDISSSSSRKVFEMLDAEFCNFNEGRSCEKFKTGQIWVLYCKLDKLHRLKETLGKFPKTYARIESVESFPVFKVA, encoded by the coding sequence ATGCCCAGATTCTATGCTCGGATTGATAAAGTATTTTCACCTTTCAAGGTGGATATCACATGGTTAGACTTTGTTGCGGAGGATATAGATGAGACTGCTTGGGAGAGAAGTGGGTTACCTGTTGCTTGTGGGAAGTTCAAACTCGAGGAGACTGATACAATTGAAACTATACATGAATTTTCTCATAAGATTTTCTGTGAAGAAGGTGTTAGTAAGTGCTTCAACATCTATCCCAGAAAAGGGGAAACTTGGGCCCTCTACAAGAACTGGAACATTAAATGGAGCTCTGATCCGGACAACCACACTGAGTACGAGTACGAATTTGTTGAAGTCCTGTCGGATTACACCTCCGGATCAGGCATTCCGGTTACTTATTTGGTTAAGCTAATATGCCTATTTAAGCCAACCAAAAACAATGGAATCGCTTCCGTTCAGATACCATCCAATGAAATGTTAAGATTCTCTCACAGGGTTCCTTCATTTAGAACAAAAGGTAAAGAACGAAAGGACGTCCCTGAAGGTTATTTCGAACTTGATCCTTGTATTAACCTTGAAGAAGTGTCTGAAAATGTTGATGGTATCAACGATTGGTTAGCATTCGTGTCAAAGGAGAAGCATCCTATGCTGGAGGAGAGAGAAAATCCTGATGCAGAGGGTACCTTGGGAAGGAGTGCCCCAGGTGGAAATAAGTCTTCCAGGGTGATTGCCATGCCTGGCAATGTGCACGAGGacatttcctcttcatcttctcgAAAGGTTTTTGAAATGCTAGACGCGGAGTTCTGCAACTTTAACGAAGGGCGATCCTGTGAAAAGTTTAAGACTGGTCAGATATGGGTTCTGTATTGCAAATTGGATAAGTTGCATCGTCTCAAAGAAACATTGGGTAAGTTTCCCAAAACCTATGCTCGGATAGAGAGTGTTGAATCATTTCCTGTTTTTAAAGTGGCTTAA